From a region of the Nocardioides ginsengisegetis genome:
- a CDS encoding CbtB domain-containing protein yields the protein MNAGNQQASIGSEAVTVVPTWVWALAAIAVLLVVLLTQENGTLLSASAANFLHEVTHDGRHAFGVPCH from the coding sequence GTGAATGCAGGTAACCAGCAGGCCTCCATCGGCTCCGAAGCTGTGACCGTCGTGCCGACCTGGGTGTGGGCTCTGGCGGCGATCGCCGTACTCCTCGTCGTCTTGCTCACCCAGGAGAACGGCACGCTTCTGTCCGCGAGCGCAGCGAACTTCCTCCACGAAGTCACCCACGACGGACGGCACGCCTTCGGCGTGCCATGCCACTGA
- a CDS encoding CbtA family protein: MKQPWATRLGRGALAGLAGGVSAVAILWGFVEPALERAIALEDVGAGGHAHTEGAGVTRLQQQIGGTLTVVIVPVLLGLAFAVVYASSRHRLSGTSEVTRSVSLGGLAFFALALIPAILVPANPPGVGDPGTVNTRTLTYLLAILLGVSVVGAAFAIHARLQERTASTVMVRLQTVLVSAGLTAGILLLAPRVREQAPALVPSDLLWQFRAASLLQLAVMWLAMGLVLGLLERRADRSSRARVRESSARQSAV; the protein is encoded by the coding sequence ATGAAGCAGCCGTGGGCCACACGCTTGGGGCGGGGTGCTCTCGCCGGTCTGGCCGGGGGTGTCAGCGCGGTCGCGATCCTGTGGGGGTTCGTCGAACCGGCGCTCGAAAGGGCGATCGCCCTCGAGGACGTCGGCGCTGGCGGACACGCCCATACCGAAGGGGCGGGCGTCACCCGACTTCAGCAGCAGATCGGCGGGACCCTCACCGTGGTCATCGTCCCCGTGCTCCTGGGCCTGGCGTTTGCGGTGGTCTACGCGAGTAGTCGACACCGCCTGTCAGGCACGAGCGAGGTCACACGCTCGGTCTCGCTCGGAGGCCTTGCGTTCTTCGCGCTTGCGCTCATCCCGGCGATCTTGGTGCCGGCCAACCCTCCCGGTGTGGGTGACCCGGGAACCGTGAACACGCGGACGTTGACCTACCTGCTCGCCATCCTGCTGGGCGTGAGCGTGGTGGGCGCCGCTTTCGCCATCCATGCCCGATTGCAGGAGCGCACTGCGTCGACAGTCATGGTGAGGCTTCAGACGGTTCTGGTGTCGGCGGGCCTGACCGCGGGGATACTTCTTCTCGCGCCGCGCGTGAGGGAGCAGGCACCTGCGCTTGTCCCGTCGGACCTGCTGTGGCAGTTCCGTGCTGCGTCGCTTCTGCAGCTCGCCGTGATGTGGCTGGCGATGGGTCTGGTCCTCGGGCTCCTCGAGAGGCGCGCAGACCGGAGTTCGCGTGCACGTGTTCGTGAGAGCTCCGCTCGGCAGTCGGCAGTATGA
- a CDS encoding branched-chain amino acid ABC transporter permease/ATP-binding protein, giving the protein MTDLVRYAVLGLGTGGIYALLGLGLVVIYRGSGVINFAQSGFALVGAYLVYRFQTQQGHGLAFSLVASVLICALLGVLSHHLVMRPLRGASPLARVIATLGILTVLTQAVVLEYTAKQIVSVSPVPTEAVTLPGDITVGRYAFWLVGIAALFALLLTVTSVRTRFGYAISAAAENPRGAGALGWSPDLLASVTWGVGGGLAAVAGAMMPATTSGFLSPITFSILIIGALATALLGGFKSYPLALAGGLFIGVAQSLAGHWTNVHLEATHRPGIPDSLPFLVIIIVLVLRGRGLPLRGSISDRLPRVGTGRTRPVAVIGTIALALLWVGLGASKDWYVPVIISATFAIVGLSIVVLTGYTGQLSLAQFALAGIGAFTAAKLAAGSGWRFEPALAAGVLVAMAVGFLFGLPALRTRGVNLAVITFGLGFAVSQLVFSNSTYTEPARVLPHDLTLLGIPIDPITHARNYALLCLVALIVTALGVANIRRGRSGRRLLAVRTNERAAAAIGVNVFEAKLYGFTLSAAIAGLGGVLLAFSNPAVLYQAVFSAGSSISVLVLTVIGSAGYIAGPMVGSLLASGGVITLTASSEATNAAVEDAASWQQYLPLITGVLLLVVLILNQNGISERFDAWTRPLRARIPGLRPAAWQPLPKTVRTTVQPRRLVVKGLTQRFGGFTALEGVDLEVGPGEVVGLLGPNGAGKTTLIDCVSGNNRLTAGSIGWDGKDITRWAPYLRSRSGLSRSFQSLELFDDLTVRENLLAAADPRDLAAYVTDLVWPGYPPLPATVVAAVEELQLEPLLDRRAEDLSYGERRLVAIARAVASNPSVLLLDEPAAGLDETESAELGRLIRRLADEWGMGVLLIEHDVALVLDNADRVVVLDFGHKIAEGTPAEIRNDPAVRKAYLGEENESIPAVGMSAARATTAP; this is encoded by the coding sequence ATGACTGACCTCGTCCGCTACGCCGTCCTCGGACTCGGCACCGGCGGCATCTACGCGCTGCTCGGTCTCGGCCTCGTGGTCATCTACCGCGGCTCGGGCGTCATCAACTTTGCGCAGTCGGGCTTCGCGCTGGTCGGCGCCTACCTCGTCTATCGGTTCCAGACCCAACAGGGCCACGGGCTCGCCTTCTCCCTGGTCGCGTCGGTCCTGATCTGTGCGCTGCTGGGGGTGTTGAGCCACCACCTGGTGATGCGACCGCTGCGCGGCGCCAGCCCGCTGGCACGGGTCATCGCGACCCTTGGCATCCTGACTGTGCTCACCCAGGCCGTGGTGCTGGAATACACCGCCAAGCAGATCGTCTCCGTCTCACCGGTGCCGACCGAGGCGGTCACCCTGCCCGGTGACATCACCGTCGGGCGCTACGCGTTCTGGCTGGTCGGCATCGCGGCGCTGTTTGCGCTGCTGCTCACGGTGACCAGCGTGCGCACCCGGTTCGGCTACGCGATCTCGGCGGCTGCGGAGAACCCCCGCGGCGCCGGCGCCCTGGGCTGGTCGCCCGACCTTCTCGCCAGCGTCACCTGGGGCGTCGGTGGGGGCCTGGCCGCCGTCGCTGGCGCCATGATGCCGGCGACCACGTCGGGGTTCCTGTCGCCCATCACGTTCAGCATCCTGATCATCGGTGCCCTGGCCACGGCGCTCCTAGGCGGCTTCAAGTCCTACCCGCTCGCGCTGGCCGGAGGCCTCTTCATCGGCGTCGCCCAGTCGCTGGCCGGTCACTGGACCAATGTCCACCTCGAGGCGACCCACCGCCCGGGCATCCCTGACTCGCTGCCGTTCCTGGTGATCATCATCGTGCTGGTGCTGCGCGGCCGGGGACTGCCCCTGCGCGGCAGCATCAGCGACCGGCTCCCGCGAGTCGGCACCGGACGCACCCGCCCGGTGGCCGTCATCGGCACGATCGCCCTCGCGCTTCTCTGGGTCGGTCTCGGCGCCTCCAAGGACTGGTACGTCCCGGTCATCATCAGCGCAACCTTCGCGATCGTCGGGCTTTCCATCGTGGTCCTGACCGGCTACACCGGCCAGCTCTCCCTCGCGCAGTTCGCCCTGGCCGGCATCGGCGCCTTCACCGCGGCCAAGCTGGCCGCAGGCAGCGGGTGGCGGTTCGAGCCCGCCCTGGCCGCCGGTGTCCTCGTCGCGATGGCGGTCGGCTTCCTCTTCGGGCTACCGGCCCTGCGCACCCGCGGTGTCAACCTCGCCGTGATCACCTTCGGGCTCGGATTCGCCGTCTCCCAGCTGGTCTTCTCCAACAGCACCTACACCGAGCCCGCGCGGGTCCTTCCCCACGACCTCACCCTGCTCGGCATCCCGATCGACCCGATCACCCACGCGCGCAACTACGCGCTGCTGTGCCTCGTGGCGCTGATCGTGACCGCTCTCGGGGTCGCCAACATCCGCCGGGGACGCAGCGGCCGCCGTCTACTGGCCGTACGCACCAACGAGCGCGCAGCCGCCGCGATCGGCGTCAACGTCTTCGAAGCCAAGCTCTACGGGTTCACCCTCTCGGCCGCGATCGCCGGACTCGGCGGAGTGCTCCTCGCCTTCTCCAACCCCGCGGTCCTCTACCAGGCAGTGTTTTCGGCCGGCTCCTCGATCAGCGTGCTTGTGCTCACGGTAATCGGCAGCGCCGGCTACATCGCCGGCCCCATGGTCGGCTCGCTGCTCGCCTCGGGTGGAGTGATCACGCTGACGGCCTCAAGCGAGGCCACCAACGCAGCGGTGGAGGACGCCGCGAGCTGGCAGCAGTACCTGCCGCTGATCACCGGGGTTCTGCTCCTCGTGGTGCTGATCCTCAACCAGAACGGCATCTCGGAGCGGTTCGATGCGTGGACGCGACCTCTCCGCGCGCGGATCCCAGGGCTACGCCCGGCCGCTTGGCAGCCGCTGCCGAAGACGGTGCGTACGACGGTCCAGCCGCGCCGGCTCGTGGTGAAGGGACTCACCCAGCGCTTCGGCGGGTTCACCGCTCTCGAGGGCGTCGACCTGGAGGTCGGGCCCGGCGAGGTTGTCGGGCTGCTCGGGCCCAACGGCGCCGGCAAAACCACGCTGATCGACTGCGTGAGCGGGAACAATAGGCTCACCGCTGGTTCGATCGGCTGGGACGGCAAGGACATCACCCGCTGGGCGCCGTACCTTCGCTCCCGGTCCGGCCTGTCGCGCTCTTTCCAGTCCCTCGAGCTCTTCGACGACCTCACGGTCCGCGAGAACCTGCTCGCCGCCGCCGACCCGCGCGACCTGGCTGCGTACGTCACCGACCTCGTTTGGCCGGGGTACCCGCCGCTGCCGGCGACCGTGGTTGCCGCGGTGGAGGAGCTCCAGCTGGAGCCGCTGCTGGACCGTCGGGCCGAGGACCTCTCCTATGGTGAGCGCCGGCTGGTCGCGATCGCCCGGGCCGTCGCCAGCAACCCCTCGGTGCTGCTGCTCGACGAGCCGGCCGCCGGGCTGGACGAGACCGAGAGCGCCGAGCTAGGTCGCCTGATCCGCCGGCTCGCCGACGAGTGGGGCATGGGCGTGCTGCTCATCGAGCACGACGTCGCGCTGGTGCTCGACAACGCCGACCGGGTCGTGGTGCTCGACTTCGGCCACAAGATCGCCGAAGGCACCCCGGCCGAGATCCGCAACGACCCCGCGGTTCGCAAGGCTTACCTGGGCGAGGAGAACGAGTCCATCCCGGCAGTCGGGATGTCGGCCGCGCGGGCGACGACCGCTCCATGA
- a CDS encoding ABC transporter ATP-binding protein, which produces MTQTVTPGTAETPSRAGEFVIEARGLTAGYGGTPAVHEFDLDVRAGEIVALLGANGAGKSTTLLALAGEVSPIAGTVSFHGDGRRRSLHQRARRGLGFLTEERCVFMQLTGWQNLKLGRGRPEVALEFFPELEEHLTKKVGLLSGGQQQMLALGRVLAGQPRVLLADELSLGLAPLVVERLLAAVRLAADDGVAVVLVEQHVRQALAVADRVQVMRRGRVVMSGEAADLRDDPEGIAAHYISGAS; this is translated from the coding sequence ATGACCCAGACAGTGACCCCCGGGACGGCGGAGACGCCGTCCCGGGCGGGCGAGTTCGTCATCGAGGCCCGCGGGTTGACCGCCGGGTATGGCGGGACGCCTGCCGTCCACGAGTTCGATCTCGACGTCCGGGCGGGCGAGATCGTCGCCCTCCTGGGTGCGAACGGCGCGGGCAAGTCCACGACGTTGCTGGCGCTGGCCGGCGAGGTGTCGCCCATCGCCGGCACCGTCTCCTTCCACGGCGACGGGCGGCGCCGGTCGCTGCACCAGCGCGCCCGCCGCGGGCTGGGGTTCCTCACCGAAGAGCGCTGCGTCTTCATGCAGCTCACCGGGTGGCAGAACCTCAAGCTCGGGCGGGGCCGCCCGGAGGTGGCGCTCGAGTTCTTCCCGGAGCTCGAGGAGCACCTGACCAAGAAGGTCGGCCTGCTGTCCGGTGGGCAGCAGCAGATGCTGGCCCTGGGCCGGGTACTGGCCGGCCAGCCTCGCGTGCTGCTCGCCGACGAGCTGTCCCTCGGGCTGGCGCCGCTCGTCGTCGAGCGCCTTCTGGCCGCCGTGCGCCTGGCCGCCGACGACGGCGTCGCTGTCGTTCTGGTGGAACAGCACGTCCGTCAAGCGCTCGCAGTCGCCGACCGGGTGCAGGTGATGCGCCGCGGCCGGGTGGTGATGTCCGGTGAGGCCGCCGACCTGCGCGACGACCCCGAGGGGATTGCCGCGCACTACATCAGCGGGGCCTCGTGA
- a CDS encoding ABC transporter substrate-binding protein codes for MTTTRFRARGLAAVSAATLLLGLAACGGSDDSDDSSEGPTQSSDIEFTGDPVTVMTWSVYDTDTLNAKAVLDIAQGAVVDINNHGGLNGHELKLITCNDGADPNKAAACARQAVDEDVAAVVGGFTTNGDVMLPILEKAGIPWFGPAGLSAAELSSENSFMLTGGVLGLAQLGARAAGDGCKTVAAVGYDLPSAGEISQLVDVGLANAGAEASHVIKIPPTTTDFSSIAQETVDYDCAVISTPPQAFVGIAAAAKSLGAKTRYYMVPGALTSFVTDNGGDAVEGTVTLSSFPPADDPIWDDAKKVVGDLADDPNGGWSGTVMQNTWVAYRTFATLLEKTEDFSAAGVKGTLDATTAVDTGGFTPPFSFATEFPAAGLNRVFNYMAMYIKVEGGKLVREGDELVDLRGALAPAS; via the coding sequence ATGACGACCACGCGGTTCCGCGCCCGGGGGCTCGCCGCGGTGAGCGCTGCGACCCTGCTGCTCGGCCTCGCGGCCTGCGGGGGAAGTGACGACTCCGACGACAGCTCCGAGGGTCCCACGCAGAGCTCCGACATCGAGTTCACGGGCGACCCGGTGACCGTGATGACGTGGTCCGTCTACGACACCGACACGCTCAACGCGAAGGCGGTCCTCGACATCGCCCAGGGCGCGGTCGTTGACATCAACAACCACGGCGGCCTCAATGGCCACGAGCTGAAGCTGATCACCTGCAACGATGGCGCCGACCCCAACAAGGCGGCGGCGTGCGCCCGCCAGGCCGTCGACGAGGACGTGGCCGCGGTCGTGGGCGGCTTCACCACCAACGGCGACGTGATGCTGCCGATCCTCGAGAAGGCCGGGATCCCGTGGTTCGGACCTGCGGGGCTCTCTGCCGCCGAGCTCTCGAGCGAGAACAGCTTCATGCTCACGGGGGGCGTGCTCGGCCTGGCTCAGCTCGGCGCCAGGGCCGCGGGCGACGGCTGCAAAACGGTCGCGGCGGTCGGCTACGACCTGCCCTCGGCAGGCGAGATCTCCCAGCTCGTCGACGTCGGTCTGGCCAACGCAGGTGCCGAGGCGTCGCACGTTATCAAGATTCCGCCCACCACCACCGACTTCAGCAGCATCGCGCAGGAGACGGTCGACTACGACTGCGCCGTCATCAGTACCCCGCCGCAGGCGTTCGTCGGCATCGCCGCAGCGGCAAAGTCCCTGGGAGCCAAGACCCGCTACTACATGGTGCCGGGCGCGCTCACGAGCTTCGTCACGGATAACGGCGGCGACGCGGTCGAGGGCACGGTGACCCTGTCGAGCTTCCCCCCGGCCGATGACCCGATCTGGGATGACGCCAAGAAGGTGGTCGGCGACCTGGCCGACGACCCCAATGGGGGCTGGAGCGGCACGGTCATGCAGAACACCTGGGTCGCCTACCGCACCTTTGCGACACTGCTGGAGAAGACCGAGGACTTCAGCGCGGCCGGCGTCAAGGGGACGCTCGACGCCACCACGGCGGTCGACACCGGGGGCTTCACGCCGCCGTTCAGCTTCGCGACGGAGTTCCCGGCCGCTGGTCTGAACCGTGTCTTCAACTACATGGCGATGTACATCAAGGTCGAGGGCGGAAAGCTGGTCCGCGAGGGTGACGAGCTCGTCGACCTCCGGGGCGCACTCGCCCCAGCCTCGTAG